A genome region from Panthera uncia isolate 11264 chromosome A3 unlocalized genomic scaffold, Puncia_PCG_1.0 HiC_scaffold_11, whole genome shotgun sequence includes the following:
- the PFDN4 gene encoding prefoldin subunit 4: protein MAATMKKAAAEDVNVTFEDQQKINKFARNTSRITELKEEIEVKKKQLQNLEDACEDIMLADDDCLMIPYQIGDVFISHSQEETQEMLEEAKKNLQEEIDALEARVESIQRVLADLKVQLYAKFGSNINLEADDS, encoded by the exons gctgcAGAAGACGTCAACGTTACTTTTGAAGAtcaacaaaagataaacaaatttgCACGGAATACAAGTAGAATCACAGAGCTGAAGGAGGAAATAGAAGTAAAGAAG AAACAACTCCAAAATTTAGAAGATGCCTGTGAGGACATCATGCTTGCGGATGATGATTGCTTAATGATACCCTATCAAATTGGTGATGTTTTCATTAGCCATTCTCaagaagaaacacaggaaatGTTAGAAGAAGCGAAG aaaaatttgCAAGAAGAAATTGACGCCCTAGAAGCCAGAGTGGAATCAATTCAGCGGGTGTTAGCAGATTTGAAAGTTCAGTTATATGCAAAATTCGGGAGCAACATAAACCTCGAAGCTGATGAcagttaa